From a single Hominilimicola fabiformis genomic region:
- a CDS encoding FprA family A-type flavoprotein: MLELKNNIFYVGVKDPTLRTFDIFMKTEYGTTYNAYLVKGEKTALIETAHEKLLDSYISNIEEIMPVSEIDYLICNHTEPDHSGSVKKILELNPDIEVVGSIAAIRNLKEITNMTFKEHIAKDGAELDLGDGKVLKFCIVPNLHWPDTMVTYLESEKTLFSCDVFGAHYCEDAVVDEDIIYYDKYEKAMKVYYDCIVSPFNAFVVKALEKLSALDIEMVCNSHGPVLKKYIAEAVKKYSAWSAPKVTEKKTVAIFYASAYGYTKKMADTIEKTLKSCDFDVKEYDVAEINDEMITALHSADALVFGTPTINRNAVKPVWDIISSIDLVNMKNKPCFVFGSYGWGGEGIQLVHNHLELLKLKPFEKPFGCIFNPSDEKLAELEDYTKKFAETI, translated from the coding sequence ATGCTTGAATTAAAGAATAATATTTTTTATGTGGGAGTGAAAGACCCTACACTAAGAACATTTGATATTTTTATGAAAACGGAATACGGTACGACATATAATGCGTATCTTGTAAAGGGTGAAAAGACGGCACTTATAGAAACAGCACACGAAAAGTTACTTGATTCGTATATTTCAAATATCGAAGAAATAATGCCTGTTTCTGAGATTGATTATTTGATATGCAATCATACAGAGCCTGACCATTCGGGAAGTGTCAAGAAGATACTTGAATTAAATCCGGACATTGAAGTTGTGGGCAGTATTGCGGCTATAAGAAATCTAAAAGAAATAACAAATATGACTTTTAAGGAGCATATTGCAAAAGACGGTGCAGAGCTTGATTTGGGTGACGGAAAGGTATTGAAATTCTGCATAGTTCCTAATTTGCATTGGCCTGATACTATGGTGACATATCTTGAAAGTGAAAAGACGCTTTTCAGCTGTGACGTATTTGGTGCACACTATTGTGAGGACGCAGTTGTTGACGAGGATATAATTTACTACGATAAGTATGAAAAGGCAATGAAAGTTTATTATGACTGCATTGTATCGCCGTTTAATGCTTTTGTTGTCAAGGCACTTGAAAAGTTGTCGGCACTTGATATTGAAATGGTTTGTAACAGTCACGGACCTGTACTTAAAAAATATATAGCAGAAGCCGTTAAAAAGTATTCTGCTTGGAGTGCACCAAAAGTTACAGAGAAAAAAACAGTCGCAATATTCTATGCGTCGGCTTACGGATATACAAAGAAAATGGCAGACACTATTGAAAAAACGCTTAAATCTTGTGATTTTGATGTTAAAGAATATGACGTTGCCGAAATCAACGATGAAATGATAACGGCACTTCACAGTGCGGATGCGCTTGTATTCGGTACACCGACAATCAACAGAAATGCGGTAAAGCCTGTATGGGATATTATTTCTTCGATTGACCTTGTTAATATGAAGAATAAGCCTTGCTTTGTATTCGGTTCATACGGCTGGGGCGGTGAAGGTATTCAGCTGGTGCATAATCATCTTGAATTGCTTAAACTAAAGCCTTTTGAAAAGCCGTTCGGTTGTATATTCAATCCGTCAGACGAAAAACTTGCCGAACTTGAAGATTATACAAAGAAATTTGCGGAAACGATATAA
- a CDS encoding ATP-binding protein: protein MSITIEELNKLDKDTYQIIDIRDKEEVQKDEMPGAVYVPSDEIETSEKVDLSKKLIICCRIGKISIDVAERLREKGVDAVSLEGGYTAWLLDSIKRKEAESISRDVEQSIRKKFRKKIWRMFAKAINTYDLVKEGDKIAVCISGGKDSMLMAKLFQELKLHNKFEFEVKFLVMDPGYSPENRKVIEENARKLNIPITIYESDIFESVYNVEKSPCYLCARMRRGYLYKFAKDMGCNKIALGHHYDDVIETILMGMLYSGQVQTMMPKLHSTNYEGMELIRPLYLIREQDIKSWCRYNDLHFIQCACKFTDTCTTCNNEENRSKRVEIKELIKTLKQVNPYVEGNIFKSVENVSLEAIVAYKIDGVKHSFLETYDEE, encoded by the coding sequence ATGAGTATAACAATAGAAGAATTGAATAAATTAGATAAAGACACATATCAAATTATAGATATTCGTGACAAAGAAGAAGTTCAAAAAGACGAAATGCCGGGAGCGGTTTATGTTCCGTCAGATGAGATAGAAACAAGCGAAAAGGTTGATTTATCCAAAAAACTGATTATTTGTTGCAGAATAGGTAAAATCAGCATAGACGTTGCGGAGCGGCTAAGAGAAAAAGGCGTTGACGCGGTGAGCCTTGAGGGCGGATATACTGCATGGCTGTTGGATTCGATAAAGCGAAAAGAGGCTGAGAGCATAAGTCGTGATGTTGAACAAAGTATAAGAAAAAAATTCCGTAAAAAAATTTGGCGTATGTTTGCAAAAGCAATTAATACTTATGATTTGGTTAAAGAAGGCGACAAGATTGCGGTCTGTATATCGGGCGGAAAAGACTCAATGCTTATGGCAAAACTTTTTCAGGAACTTAAACTTCACAATAAATTTGAATTTGAAGTGAAATTTTTGGTTATGGATCCCGGTTACAGTCCTGAAAACCGTAAGGTTATAGAGGAAAATGCAAGGAAATTGAATATCCCTATAACTATTTATGAATCCGATATATTTGAGTCGGTTTATAATGTTGAAAAGTCGCCTTGCTATTTGTGTGCAAGAATGAGAAGGGGATATTTGTATAAATTCGCAAAGGATATGGGTTGTAATAAAATTGCGTTGGGACATCACTATGACGATGTAATTGAAACGATATTAATGGGAATGCTGTATTCGGGACAGGTGCAAACAATGATGCCGAAACTTCACAGCACAAACTATGAGGGAATGGAACTTATACGACCGCTTTATTTAATTCGTGAGCAGGATATAAAATCGTGGTGTCGATATAACGATTTGCATTTTATACAATGTGCCTGCAAGTTTACGGATACTTGTACAACGTGTAATAACGAAGAAAACCGTTCAAAGAGAGTTGAAATAAAAGAACTTATAAAAACGTTGAAACAGGTAAATCCGTACGTTGAGGGGAATATATTCAAAAGTGTTGAAAATGTCAGTTTAGAGGCGATTGTTGCGTACAAAATTGACGGTGTGAAACACAGTTTTCTTGAAACGTACGACGAAGAATAA
- a CDS encoding glucose-6-phosphate isomerase gives MMSNIRFDYSKALPFVGQHEIDNMAEYVKEAHNMLHNKTGAGNDFLGWVNLPTDYDKEEFARIKKAAEKIRSDSDVLVVIGIGGSYLGARAAVEMLQHSFYNALDKDKRKGPAIFFAGNNISSTYMADLLETVEGKDISVNVISKSGTTTEPAIAFRIFKDLLEKKYGKEGAKERIYATTDKARGALKSLADEEGYETFVIADDIGGRYSVLTAVGLLPIAAAGIDIDKMMQGAKEAQDEYANPNLAENQCYQYAVVRNALARKGKTVEMMVNYEPALHYFGEWWKQLYGESEGKDNKGIFPAAADFSSDLHSMGQYIQEGQRILFETALLVENPRKNIEIQATEDNIDGLNFLAGKTIDYVNSKAAQGTALAHTDGQVPNLAVIVPALDAYNFGKMVYFFEKACGLSGYLLGVNPFDQPGVEAYKKNMFALLGKPGYESEKDALEARLK, from the coding sequence ATAATGAGCAATATTAGGTTTGACTATTCAAAAGCACTTCCGTTTGTCGGACAGCATGAGATTGATAATATGGCTGAATATGTTAAAGAGGCACATAATATGCTTCATAACAAAACCGGTGCAGGTAATGATTTTCTTGGTTGGGTAAACTTGCCTACGGATTATGATAAAGAAGAATTTGCAAGAATTAAAAAAGCGGCTGAAAAGATTCGCTCTGATTCAGATGTACTTGTTGTAATCGGTATAGGCGGTTCGTACCTTGGTGCAAGAGCGGCTGTTGAAATGTTACAGCATTCATTCTATAATGCTCTTGACAAAGACAAGAGAAAAGGCCCTGCTATTTTCTTTGCCGGAAATAACATCAGTTCGACATATATGGCTGATTTGCTTGAAACAGTAGAGGGTAAAGATATTTCAGTAAACGTAATATCAAAATCCGGAACAACAACAGAACCTGCTATTGCGTTCAGAATATTTAAAGACTTGCTTGAAAAGAAGTACGGCAAGGAAGGCGCAAAAGAAAGAATTTATGCAACAACAGATAAAGCTCGCGGTGCATTGAAGTCGCTTGCAGATGAAGAAGGTTACGAAACATTTGTTATCGCTGACGACATCGGCGGCAGATATTCTGTTCTTACTGCAGTAGGTTTACTTCCGATTGCAGCGGCAGGTATCGATATTGACAAGATGATGCAAGGGGCAAAAGAGGCACAGGATGAATATGCTAATCCAAATCTTGCAGAAAACCAATGTTATCAATATGCGGTTGTAAGAAATGCACTTGCAAGAAAAGGCAAGACTGTTGAAATGATGGTTAATTATGAGCCTGCACTTCACTATTTCGGCGAATGGTGGAAACAGCTTTACGGCGAAAGTGAAGGTAAGGACAACAAGGGTATTTTCCCTGCAGCGGCAGACTTCTCAAGTGACCTACATTCAATGGGACAATACATTCAAGAAGGACAAAGAATTTTGTTTGAAACAGCTTTGCTTGTTGAAAATCCTCGCAAGAATATTGAAATTCAAGCAACAGAGGATAATATTGACGGACTTAATTTCCTTGCAGGCAAGACTATCGACTATGTAAATTCAAAAGCCGCACAGGGTACGGCTTTGGCTCATACAGACGGTCAAGTTCCTAACCTTGCGGTTATTGTACCTGCGCTTGACGCATATAATTTCGGTAAAATGGTATATTTCTTTGAAAAGGCTTGTGGTCTTTCAGGATATTTGCTTGGGGTAAATCCTTTTGATCAACCGGGTGTTGAAGCATACAAAAAGAATATGTTTGCACTTCTTGGTAAGCCGG